A single region of the Eleginops maclovinus isolate JMC-PN-2008 ecotype Puerto Natales chromosome 4, JC_Emac_rtc_rv5, whole genome shotgun sequence genome encodes:
- the ero1a gene encoding ERO1-like protein alpha, giving the protein MKLVVLLLLLQVSGCADSRCFCQVTGDLDDCTCDVETIDGFNNNQLFPKLQTLLESDYFRFYKVNLNKACPFWSSSSHCGLKDCAVKPCSPNEVPEGIRSHNKYSAEEKEQPVKCELAENLGAVDVSLSKETREALLNWSKHDDEAERFCVVDDEESPDSQYVDLLLNPERFTGYRGPETWQIWNSIYEENCFKPYTIKRPVIPNLFHNRPESESNTFHSWLEGQCVEKRAFYRLISGLHSSINIHLSARYLLEDSWFQKKWGHNVSEFRQRFDSELTDGEGPKRLRNLYFLYLIELRALAKALPFFQQPSFRLYTGRPEEDREHKELLLHILQMARSFPLAFDETSLFAGDEKEAAKLKEDIRLAFLNISRIMDCVGCFKCRLWGKLQTQGLGTSLKILFSERQIEALPTSSIQRPSFQLSRQEVVSLLNAFGRVSTSIRELKNFRSLLAEE; this is encoded by the exons ATGAAGCTGGTGgtccttctgctcctcctccaggtgTCCGGATGTGCAGACAGCAGGTGCTTCTGTCAG GTCACAGGAGATCTGGATGACTGTACTTGTGATGTGGAGACCATCGATGGCTTTAACAACAACCAGCTCTTCCCCAAACTTCAAACTCTTCTAGAATCCGACTATTTCAGGTTCTACAAG GTGAACCTGAACAAGGCGTGTCCATTCTGGTCATCCAGCAGTCACTGTGGTCTGAAGGACTGCGCTGTGAAGCCCTGCTCTCCT aaCGAAGTGCCAGAGGGGATCCGATCACACAACAAG taTTCAGCAGAAGAAAAGGAGCAGCCGGTAAAGTGTGAGCTGGCGGAGAATCTTGGAGCTGTAGATGTTTCTTTAAG TAAGGAGACCAGAGAAGCTCTGCTAAACTGGAGCAAACACGACGACGAGGCTGAACGCTTCTGTGTTGTCGATG ACGAGGAGTCTCCGGACTCGCAGTATGTGGACCTGCTGCTGAACCCGGAGCGCTTTACGGGCTACAGAGGACCTGAGACCTGGCAGATCTGGAACAGCATCTATGAGGAGAACTGCTTCAA GCCGTATACGATCAAGCGACCGGTAATTCCCAACCTCTTCCATAACCGTCCAGAAAGTGAAT CAAATACCTTCCATAGCTGGCTGGAAG GTCAGTGTGTAGAGAAGAGGGCTTTCTACCGGCTCATCTCTGGCCTCCATTCCAGCATCAACATTCACCTGAGTGCCAGATACCTCTTAGAAG ACAGCTGGTTTCAGAAGAAGTGGGGACACAATGTGTCGGAGTTCAGGCAGCGTTTTGATTCAGAGCTGACAGACGGCGAGGGCCCCAAGAGGCTCCGAAACCTCTACTTCCTATACCTGATCGAGCTGCGAGCACTGGCCAAAGCTCTGCCTTTCTTTCAGCAGCCGTCCTTCAGGCTGTATACTGGCAGGCCGGAGGAGGACCGTGAACAcaaagagctgctgctgcacatcCTGCAGATGGCCCG ATCTTTCCCTCTTGCCTTTGATGAAACATCTCTGTTTGCTGGGGATGAAAAAGAAGCAGCCAAACTAAAG GAGGACATCCGACTGGCCTTCCTCAACATCTCCAGGATCATGGATTGTGTGGGCTGCTTCAAGTGTCGCCTGTGGGGGAAACTGCAG ACTCAGGGATTAGGGACATCTCTAAAGATTTTGTTTTCCGAGCGGCAAATTGAAGCGTTGCCAACGTCCAGCATCCAGCGACCCAGCTTCCAGCTCAGTCGACAGGAGGTCGTTTCCCTGCTCAATGCCTTTGGAAG GGTTTCTACAAGCATCAGAGAGCTGAAGAACTTCAGGTCGCTGTTAGCAGAGGAGTGA